In the Hylaeus volcanicus isolate JK05 chromosome 1, UHH_iyHylVolc1.0_haploid, whole genome shotgun sequence genome, one interval contains:
- the LOC128875000 gene encoding uncharacterized protein LOC128875000 — MDPRCNKPRDFVAATKNLTEGIQKQRHLQMKWFQTYEWLLDEQQKLKKELEELCKEKETVIKTETFVREEGKTCLPFPVTTSAEYGWLASKPKFKLEKYGSYMPEYPDPLRDIVPLSGNIPVLAAGKGYIW, encoded by the exons ATGGACCCGCGTTGCAACAAACCTCGCGATTTCGTTGCTGCcacaaaaaatttaaccgaaggaatacaaaaacagaggcATCTGCAAATGAAATGGTTTCAGACGTACGAATGGTTATTGGACGAACAACA aaaattgaaaaaagaactgGAGGAGCTTTGCAAGGAAAAGGAGACGGTAATCAAGACAGAAACGTTTGTTCGAGAAGAGGGGAAGACGTGCTTACCATTTCCGGTTACCACGAGTGCTGAG TATGGCTGGCTTGCAAGTAaaccaaaattcaaattggaaaaatacgGATCCTACATGCCAGAGTACCCTGATCCCCTCCGCGACATAGTGCCCTTATCTGGAAACATACCTGTCCTCGCTGCCGGCAAAGGCTACATTTGGTAG